Genomic window (Cellulosilyticum lentocellum DSM 5427):
TTCAATGTGATAAGTTGTAAATGCTGGATTATTAAGAACTATACCATATTCTGTATCTAATCTTTCTTTAACAGAATTAAGTGCTTTTTCAGCTTCGCCTGTTTCTGCTCCTACACCTGCCATGACACAGAAACCTTGAGATTCAATGAAAATCTTACCTTCTTCATTTTCATTACTTCCGATTTTATTACCATAGAAATCATATGCACGAAGGAACCATTCTCCATCATACCCATGTGCTAGGATATTCTTCTCCATCTTTTCAACTTCAGCAGTTGCACGAGCAGCTTCTGCTTCATTGCCAATTTCCTTGCAAAGTGCTACATACTCTTTACCGATCATCACATACATACCAGCGATGAAAACGGATTCTGCAACACCACCTTCTTGATTTTCTGTTGTTTGGAAAGACTCTCCTGGTGTGTTAGAGAAACAGTTAAGATTCAAACAGTCATTCCAGTCAGCACGACCAATTAGTGGAAGACCATGAGGTCCAAGGTTATTGGTAACATGATCAAGAGATACTCTTAAGTGATCAAATAAAGTAGCTTTGTTATTTTCATCATTATCAAATGGTACCATTTCTTTAAGAATATCTAAATCACCAGATTCTTTGATATAAGCAGTTGTTCCTAAGATTAACCATAATGGGTCATCGTTAAAACCACTTCCGATGTCATTGTTACCTTTTTTAGTAAGTGGTTGATATTGATGATAGCAACCACCATCTTCAAATTGAGTAGACGCAATATCAATGATTCTTTCTCTCGCTCTTTCTGGAATTTGATGAACAAATCCAAGGAGGTCTTGGTTAGAATCTCTAAATCCCATACCACGGCCAATACCTGATTCAAAGTAAGAAGCACTTCTTGACATATTGAAAGTAACCATACATTGATATGGGTTCCAGATATTAACCATACGATTTAATTTTTCATCATCACTTTGCAGCGTATAATGAGAAAGAAGTTTATCCCATGAACCTTTAAGTGCTGCAAAAGCTGCTTCTACAGCTTCATCAGTTGCAAAACGAGACATTAATGCTTCTGCTGGTTTTTTATTAATGATTCCTTTAGACTCCCATTTTTCATCTTGTGGATTTTCAATATAACCTAAAGTGAATACAAATACTTTTTCTTCTCCTGGTGCAAGCTCTACATTGATTTGATGTGCAGCTACTGGTGACCAACCACTTGCTACAGAATTTTTACATTCACCATTCATGACGCTGTCTGGTGCTTCAAAACCATTATAAAGACCAACAAAGCTGTCACGGTCTGTATCATAACCATCTACAGGTACGTTAACAGAATAGAAAGCATAATGATTTCTTCTTTCTTTGTACTCTGTCTTATGATAAATGGTACTACCTACAATTTCAACTTCACCTGTACTAAAGTTTCTTTGGAAGTTAGTTGTATCGTCTTGTGCATCCCATAAACACCACTCAATGAATGAAAACAACTTAAAGTCCTTTTTAGCATCAGAAGTATTTTTTATTTTAAGTCTATGTATTTCAGCATTTTCACCATTTGGCACAAAAGCAAGCTGCTCTACGCGAATGCCATTTCTTTCTCCTGTGAAAATAGAATAACCTAAACCATGACGGCACTCATAAAAATCTAATTCTTTCTTTACAGGCTTCCAAGTATGTGACCATACATCACCATTATCGTTAATGTAGAAATAACGACCACCATTATCAATAGGCACACTATTATATCTGAATCTTGTTATTCTTCTAAGCTTTGCATCTTTATAAAAAGAATAGCCACCACTAGTGTTAGAAATGAGTCCAAAAAAGGCTTCGTTTCCTAAATAATTAATCCATGGATAAGGTGTTTGTGGGGTAGTAATAACATATTCTCTTCTCGCATCATCAAAATGACCATATTTCATAGACGACTCTCCTCGCTTCTTCAGTTTATTATTTCCTAAGCATAATTTTATTTCAAATACGCTGAAAGTAAATGGAGAAAATTGCTTGTCTTTTTCATAAAAATTTACACATTTTTTCAAACAATTTTTAAGGTAGTTATTTTACTTTTTAAATAAATAATAACCCTGTTCTTTATTCTCCCAAGTTACAAGTTGTTTATAGAGCTGTGTTTGTTTAAAATCTTCCTTGGTATAAGCTAATCTAAAATTACCTTCTAATTGCCCTGGAAATAAATTCTTAGCATTATAGTTACC
Coding sequences:
- a CDS encoding GH36-type glycosyl hydrolase domain-containing protein, which codes for MKYGHFDDARREYVITTPQTPYPWINYLGNEAFFGLISNTSGGYSFYKDAKLRRITRFRYNSVPIDNGGRYFYINDNGDVWSHTWKPVKKELDFYECRHGLGYSIFTGERNGIRVEQLAFVPNGENAEIHRLKIKNTSDAKKDFKLFSFIEWCLWDAQDDTTNFQRNFSTGEVEIVGSTIYHKTEYKERRNHYAFYSVNVPVDGYDTDRDSFVGLYNGFEAPDSVMNGECKNSVASGWSPVAAHQINVELAPGEEKVFVFTLGYIENPQDEKWESKGIINKKPAEALMSRFATDEAVEAAFAALKGSWDKLLSHYTLQSDDEKLNRMVNIWNPYQCMVTFNMSRSASYFESGIGRGMGFRDSNQDLLGFVHQIPERARERIIDIASTQFEDGGCYHQYQPLTKKGNNDIGSGFNDDPLWLILGTTAYIKESGDLDILKEMVPFDNDENNKATLFDHLRVSLDHVTNNLGPHGLPLIGRADWNDCLNLNCFSNTPGESFQTTENQEGGVAESVFIAGMYVMIGKEYVALCKEIGNEAEAARATAEVEKMEKNILAHGYDGEWFLRAYDFYGNKIGSNENEEGKIFIESQGFCVMAGVGAETGEAEKALNSVKERLDTEYGIVLNNPAFTTYHIEMGEISTYPAGYKENAGIFCHNNPWIACAETVIGRGDRAFEVYKKIAPAYLEEKSDIHKTEPYVYSQMVAGKDAVRHGEAKNSWLTGTAAWNFITISQWILGIKPDYKGLKVDPCIPKAWDGYKIMREFKGANYEISIQNPNHVSKGVKSLVVDGEVINGNIIPDFKDGKTHQVEVVLG